The stretch of DNA GGGAAatagtggttggtttaactTCTCGAATCCCCAATTTTTCAAAACAAGAATAAGGCATAAGATTTATGCTAGCACCAAGATCCCACAATGCCTTGTTAAAATTAGAACTACCTATGGTGCAAGGAATGGAGAAACTACCTGGATCCTTAAGCTTTGGAGGTagtttattttgcaaaatagCTGAGCACTCCTCAGAAAGCGTAAcagtttcaaaatcaacaagttttatctttttagtcaaaatatctttcaagaatttagcATAAGAAAGCATTTGAGCTACAGCCTCTGCAAAAGGAATAATTATgtgcaatttcttaaaaacttcaagaaatttGATGATCCAATTGTAATTGCCTTGCTCTTTGAGGAAAAGGAAgtgtattaatatcaatattgtcATTAGAATCGATTTCCTTACCTTTCTTACCTGTCTTCCGTGTAGTGGTGGTGTGAGTTTTTTGTTCCTTAGCATCTTCCATTTTTGGTTTCATTCCTCCTTCATTCTTTGCCTCCATATCTGTAGAATTCTGCCACTTTGGTTCCTCTTACTCGGCCTTGATCACTGTACTCACTGCATTCACTCCTTTCGGATTTTTCTCAGTATCACTTGGTAATGTTCCAAGGGGTCGATTTGCTAATTGATTGGCTATTTGACCCATTTGAGCATCCAACCTTCGTAAGGTAGAATCATGATTCTGCAGCCTCGTTTCCATTCCCACAacatgtttcatcataaaatcctcATAAATTGATCTTTGATCTTCTTGTTTGAATCCTTGAGGTGCTGCAGGTACCAATAATCCTTGTTCTCTCACTTGTTGAGGAATGGGCAGTGGAGGAATATGTGTTAGATTAAGGGAATTCTCCGTATTCTTCCAAGACAAATTAGGGTGATTCTTCCatcctagattgtatgtggaactGTATGGATTGGATTGCTGTCTCCATTGATTCCCCACAAAATTCACTGCTTCTTCATCAAAAATGGGTTGTTCCTCGATTACTATTCCTTGGACTTGATTTGCTTGAATTGATTGCAGCTGAGAGAATTTATGGGCCAACCCATCAATCTTAGCAGTAAGTGCATTCAACACATCAATTTCAAGAACTCCAGCCTTCTTTTCTTGTTTAATATCTGTACCAACCCACACTATTTTTGgccatatttgaaattatttccaAGGCAACTCTTGGAGTCTTCCTGTATAAGCTACCATTGGCTGCCGCATCTAGCATGGAACGTACTGAAGGATCAACTCCGTTATAGAAAAATATGAACTTGTTCAGATGAAGAGAAACCATGTtgaggacacctcctcaacatctTTCTAAATCTTCCCCAAGCTGTATGTAATGTCTCCCCATCCTTCTGGCGAAAAGATGAAATATCCATACGCAGTTGCGCTAGCTTGGTGGTTGGAAAATattgattcatgaacatttccacCAAACCATTCCATGTAGTAATAGAACCAGCTGGTAGATCTCTAAGCCATTCTGCTGCTTCACCAGCAAATAGAAAGGGAATAGTCTCAATCTTATGGCATCCGTGCTCACtccattgaatttgattgtgtcACAGATAGATAGAAATCCCTCGAGATGTGCATTAGGGATCCTCGGTCTGCTATCCTCCAAATCTCATTTTATAttgtatcatttgaatgatcgaTGGCTTCAACTCAAAATTATTTGCTTCCACAGTAGGACGAGTAATGCTAGAACCGTAACCTCTAGTAGTTTGTCTAGTAAGATCATAGACAGTGCGATCATCCTCCTCGTTCTCCATTGCTTCAATCCTTGCTATTTCAACCTTTTCCTCTGATTTGAATTTTTCTTCCACGCCAAAATCTGAGGATTTCTCCCTTTGTACTCTACGTCTCCGTCGAAAAGTATTCTCaatctctggatcaaatggcTCTAATTCTGTGTCTCCTCTAGCACGGCTCATGCACAGCTAGATAAATCCTGAAGATATGAAACAAACTTCAAACGTACGAATATGCGTAGAATCAACAAAACTAAATAAAAACCTAAtctcaagaaaataataaatcctaatattaaacaattcaatctCCGGCAACGGCGCGaaaaacttgaccgacgatttcggttgggaataaatctagcaagtggactaggtcaagtaataatatttggagatgagtccaggtatcgtacccacagagatcgatgtttaattactagaatattaattatttttcctaatttaggctaataaaattcaattgatgggagataaattaattaaaactaaataacacaatttaaataaattaactaaagcaaaactaattcaaactattaatttagacgaaaattcaaattatttagaaacgactaaggcgcacaacggtaccgagacaATTTATAAACGTGTCaaataatattcattaaattaattatttaattcacgacggaATTTCCAAAATTATTCATTACACGATTTctcgaattaataaacctaattaaatctaacagtccaattattcctaacttaatttaattagatttaacCGCATTAAATCGAtgtgaaatttcagtttttcaacctaaagtcgcacactgaaatcgaatactatttctagtcaatttaaccatgtgtttATTGATGTGTGAAGtaaatattaatctatcgccttccggttttagattaaccaactaatattctatttaattggccagattaaaagaacacatgataaacgacatcaatcaatgaataaaaataaataataaaattgaatcaaactcaaaacatcaaaaataatttgtCTCGGCCCTATCGTGGCCCTAGTCTATAAATATCTACTCcataacttcaaaataaaagtGCAAATCTCTATTTAAATTCAATGTAGAAAACATAATTaagaaagagagaaaagaaTTCTCAGTGATTTGGCGTGTGTTGAGGAATTCATCCAGCTTTTGTCTTCTGTCTTCCtccttttttttccttcttccgCGCTGATACTACTTCACAGTAGCTTTCTGTTCTGCCCTTCCTCTCCTGCGCTTCTCTTCTTTTTCTACTGTTACGGCTGCTTCCTTCTTCTCTACGCTTCTGCCCTCTTTTATTCTTTTTAATGGGCCTCCTCCTTGTATTCTTTTTAAGCTCATCTTCACTTAAACCTTATAGATAAGGAGATTgtagattttattttcaaagattAGGCTTTATCTTGATCAAGATCTCCATAGATTTTTCCAAAACTTCAATAAtatcaagatataaaatataagaattttttatttcctttcttttagtattttttatttgaagtcTTGTAAATTCATCATTTAttccaaatttaatcattttcctcttttattcaaatttacaattattaattcaattaaccacataattagggataaaaattcttagataagggcaaatattttaaaattaaatccctaaaatctttgtacgatttggccttatcaatcATATCgagtcaaaacagctcatcgtatcatcatatacttatacatttactttgattgaattcagttcatcagttgtgactttcgtatcaactCTATTTGATGGAcacatctacgtataaccgttgtacccggcggctgtcggacctCAGCGACAGTTATACCCATCCTCTgggcctaggcctcatcatcgtatacatatatcttcagtcacaatcaattctcatccttcaaaaatattatcCTTTTCACCACTtaacaaaaatcatgcatataagtcatttttcttaaaaccaagcatgcaacgtattttacataaatcataaaaatcaaatacatgttacataacaattaaaaacatgataaatttgtgctcagggcgctgctagGTCTAAAATCTCGACTCGGGTGCTAAATAacaattttgcccctggaaaacCCAAATGAcaattttacccctggacctctacaTTTCGACCTGAAGCTTAACAAACTCCTGAAAACATtctaaaacataattaaaagtatttcttagacgtaaacatGAACCCGTTTCACAACTTacacgatttattttaaaacttggaccggggtcctggttttaacccgaatcaacccgaaactcaacaaatttttttccaaaattaaaaCACGACTTAATATCATCAAATCAGACATAAATCCCTCTAATTCGAACCACCTAAGGTAATCAAAATCATGTTGCAGCCTACTGAAATTTCCAACGAATAATATCGAAAGCCCTAGCTACCAAAATCTCGGccctaaaatatttttcctgaatatccccggtctccgttcctcgatcgagcacgaaatgcaacttaaaccTTAATGCATGGAACTTTAGAATAACTCATGAAATGAACCCTACTCAAGAAATAACCatgaataaaatgcataaaaatcaataaacatatattttaaataaaatcctagattgcatgcattcaggttacataatttaaatttcatggACCTTACATGCGGCCTGTTGGAATCTGCTGAGGAAAACATTTGAAGAAGGGTATGAGCtactggaggagatggctgctagcagttATCACCCTCAATTGAGAGGAACAATAAGAGGAGGAGTGCTGGAGTTCACAAGGTAAATGACTTTTCTGTTGTCACTGCGCAATTAGAAGCACTTAACAGGAAAATAGACAGCTTGAATGTAAATGGGACAGCGATGCGCCTCCAACAGACATTCTGTGATAAATGCGGAGGAGaacattatattaaatattgtcAAGATAGTGGTACTTTCTATGCGCAAGACGAAGCACCAGTGAATCAAGTTGGGATTCAAAACCGTCCTGAGAATGATCCATATTCAAACACATATAATCTTGGATGGAGGCAACGGTCAAAACAGTCAAAATCGGCCATAAGGAGGACAACAATATAATACACAACCGATGTATAGACATGAGCCTAGAGAGGAAAGTCTAGTTTGGAGCAAATGATGTCTAAATTTATCTCATCCACCAAAACTAGACTACAGAACCAggatgcatcgataaaggggTTAGAAAATCAGATAGGACATTTAGCAAAGATTATTGCTAGTAGAGATCCGGGCACCGTGCCAAGCAACACTAAAACTAATCCGAAtgagcaagtgaaggccataGCATTGAGGAATAGAAAGGTACTTGAACAAGAAGGAAAGGAAAAAGGGGAGCCCAAAGAAGG from Primulina tabacum isolate GXHZ01 chromosome 3, ASM2559414v2, whole genome shotgun sequence encodes:
- the LOC142538709 gene encoding uncharacterized protein LOC142538709 yields the protein MEAKNEGGMKPKMEDAKEQKTHTTTTRKTEAIKLVDFETVTLSEECSAILQNKLPPKLKDPGSFSIPCTIGSSNFNKALWDLGASINLMPYSCFEKLGIREVKPTTISLQLADRSIKYPRGVIEDVLVKVDKFIFSVDFVVLDMEEDREIPIILGRPFLATGKLS